In Oryza sativa Japonica Group chromosome 8, ASM3414082v1, the sequence CTCAGATAAGTCGTATTGTGAACCTCGATGTCTCTCGACCAACACCTGCTCTCCGACTCCGACCAATCTGCGCTCCACGGCTTCACCCTCCGTCCGATTCAAGGGGACATTATGTTTACTGCTCACACGGTGAGTTTTCTCTTTGGATTTCAAATCTCATTGCCATTGCTTCACTCCTAGTGCACCTAATGTCCTGTTTATTTGGACTTCAAATCCCATTACACTGCTTCACTCCTAGTACACCTAATGTTCGGTTTATTTGACATTGCCTTGCTTGACTACTATGTTTAGGAGATTGTTGAATTACTTGTTTGACAACACATTTTGAAAATCTGAAATTTTATGAACattgttaattaatttgtcTGACAAGACCTCTTAAAATCCAGAAAATATATTATAGAATTTGTTAATCAATTGTAACACATTTTGAGCCCAAACTTATGGAGATTGTTTATTATTTGTATGAGAAAACCTCTTAAAGTCCCAAATTTATAGAGATTGTTAATTATTTGTGTGAGAAAATATCTTGAAATCCCAAAATTATATGGAGACGATTAGTTGTCTGAGAGCACCTTGAAATCTTTCTTTAGACAAGGTttaggtcaaacttttatattttttactataaataatttcaaaatatttaatttaaaaacaCTATAAATTGACTATAAAAGCGTATTCAATTCACCAGGTTTACTACCTCTAATATCATAATTCTTGGCGTTTTGGACAATGTTGAggtcaaaattttatatttttgacTATACACTATAAATTGATTATAAAAGTTTTGACCCAGTAttgctataaaaatatttgatagcagttctttttttaatgtaaTTCTTTTGAATTGTAACATAAGTTTATTTCTGACCTTACTCAGGAAAACAATTAGATTTTATTACTCTATGAGATATCTTTAAGAGGGATTTTACCGCTTCTgcgcttaaaaaaaatctttgtgcTGCAAAAGATTTTCTGTGGGATTGTAAACCTCCTAAGAGCGATATGGTGGTATGTTATTACGAATTAATTTAGAACCTTTTAATAATGGCTTAATTgatgagggtttttttttatataaaattttatttttgtaatAAATTATATAAGTATAAATGAGCTTTAGTCTTGGTATATGGGTCGACACAAAATAAATCTAAGGAACAATTTCTTACTAATTAATCTAAGGAACAATTTCTTACTAAATAAACTAGGATGTGTAGTCATGAAAACTTACCAATTATTATTTGGGTGACTTTAATATATTACACAACAGAGGAAAAGAATAATGATAATTTTGATAATAGATGACCTTtttttaatgctattattgatgGTCTGAGCCTTTCTGGTAGAAATTATGCCCGGGCAAATAATTTATCATTGccaacttataaaaaaaatagatagagTGCTAATGTCTAGTCCTTTACTCTTAAATACAAATTCATCTTCTGTTTATAATAGTCATAAGAATTTTAAGTTTAAGTTAGGTTGGCTATTAAGTCGGTCTGACTGGGCCCTCGGTCGGTCTTACCTTATAGTCGTAATGGCAGTATGACACTTCGAGTACGAGTCCAATTAAGACAGTTATTGTGTAAGTTTCTACAGTACTTCGTCTTGAGGTTTTCTTTTAAGTCCTATAGATCACTAAGTTCGAGTACGAATCCATTAAGACAGTTATTGTGTTTCTACACTTCGTCTTGAGGTTTTCTTTCAAGTCCTATAGATCACTAAGGGCGCTATGGCCCTGTTAAGGCAACTAATCCTTTTATAAGAGCTGTTGATTCGATTAAAACCCTGACATACACCAACAAATAATCAAATCATTCTTTTACATCACATTTAACCATGTTATTTTGTCTACCACGCTAGTCCACAGGCCAGAATTAAgtattattaattaaaactcattagcgtatgattaattaagtattatttataaaaaaactttaaaaaatgcattaatatgatttttcaagcaacttcatataattttttttaaaaaaacacattatttaaCAATTCAGAAAGTGCGCACGAGAAAGTAGAAATTGAAACGGTAGTTCCAAACACTAGAcatgttagaaaaaaaagatgacATATTCAGGAAAAGCGTACGCCATATTATGTGTAGTCACATCACACTCACCATCCATGAATATAGGGCCCACGTAGATACTGGGATATAACTATATGAGTGGAATTGAGGTTGGAACAGTTAAGACTTAAGATGAAATAAGGTGAGAAGAATGAACATCTAGGGTTAAAAGTTATTTTTTGATGGATGGGAAATTATTTCTATTCAAATGAAACCTATGGGATAGTATATAAATTCTATCTTAAAATTATTTTCCATTGTTTGCATTAAGTTTCTTCGGTTCATAAGCTGCAACCTCTATTTTATTataatgtttattttttttggtgtgtCAAGGAGTGAACGACGTTAGTTTttacatatctatatatattcaAGTAATCTAAATATAagaagtaacatataaataaattatctattGCTAGACAATAGATAAAATCTGTCCTTTCCTTCAACAGAAATTACAaccaattaattatcacaaAATTGTTTGcgcaaatccaaataaaatgtAACTAACATAGGATGGAAAATAAGACAAATATTAACTCCACCAACAAACAAATTATTCAGATAGTAATCCTATCAGTAAATATTCATCCAAAGTTAACGAAAATTGATATGACCATTGTATCCATGATTTTGCATGCAAGAGGAATGGATTACATCTTCTCGTCACATCTTTGTTGATTGGGCTAAAGCCGAAATTAATATATTTCCCTAAAGAGCACCTGCATATAAGATTTAGTTGGAATTTTATCAAACCATAGAGTCCAGCATAAAATAGAGGTTCATAttaatataagtttttttttgtttttgtcaatGCCAACAAGCCAACTTTCAAAAATATAGGAGAAACTACCTATGTATTGCTTTCATGCCAAAGGAAAAAAGGCAGTTCTGCCAAGAAATTCAGAAAAACAGTAATAAGTAAAGAATAGATGCTGCATAGTTTCCTCATGCATACAATTAACTATATACTcccccgtctcaaaatataagtatttttggacCTCGACCTAGTCTTCGAAATGCTACCTTGACCAACAGTATCTATaagaataaaatattttaaataaaaagagttgcatattataatagtttgattaatgataaatctagtaacatcaattttatatgattgatttttttattttttttgctattaatagttaaaattaCAAATGGTTGACTTGGCACTATGCTAAACATGcgtatattttgggacggaggggtaTATGTTTAACAGCATATTAATGTGATATTATTGGAATAGGAACGGCCTGTCGGTACCAGAGTATTCCATTCCAATAGCTAAACCGGGATAATTGTCTAAAATAGAATTGATTGGTGTACATAGAGGACCAACAAATTTGACCATTTCGAGATAAGCCAGATGTGGTGGTGGCACTATATAAAGAGGCAATGACTAATGACCAAACAAATTCATGACGACATACGCGGTTAGACCTGATCCATGAGTTGACGCCATTACGAGCAGCATGGCCAGTCTCCCATATTTAGTGTTTTATTACTGTATTAATTATAATTTAATACTGCTCTATGGACCATCATCACTGTAGTACTGAAATTTCTGACGCTACCAgccaactgaaaaaaaaatccaaacagctactccctccgttttataatataagactttctagtattgcttatagatacacatatatgtctagattcattaatatctatattaatataaacaatgctaaaaagtcttatattgtAGAACGGATGAGGTACGTAGGAGTAGCAAATAAGACATGAGACGCagtgctatatatatatcaactTGTCAAGTTGATGCATGCCCATTTAAAGTATTCACCCATGTAGAGAAGAATTAGAGGCACCTAGCTACTCACATCTAGACACATAAATACTCCAAATATATTGGAGGTCACATGTTATGTTTTTTGTTACATGGAagacatatacatatacaaacttaaGAAATGCGCGATAGCAGACGTTCAAATAAACGGAGATCATGGTAAATTCTAACCTCACTAAAATTCATATTGAAAAGTACGTCCTACTAAACACGCATGCTTGTGTATACGAAGCTAGACATTGATTATCTGATAAGTCGATCTCTAAGTTTTCAGGAGCCTAATACTCTACCCAAATGATCAAACCAACAAAAGTTCACTACCAAAATATACATTCAAAAGATTGAAAGCGTAGTAACTtctataacaccaaatttattttattagattcaattgaatatattttacaGTAAATTTATTCAgtattaaaaatgttactatatttctCTATAATCTAGTCAAACTTATGAAATTTTActtcaaacaaaagaaaacaaaacaccTTACACTATGAGTACTGAAGCAGAGAGTGACTCGGAGAGTACCAAAATTTTGTTAGTAATAAGGTGTTTTGACATGATATACGAGAGGTGGAATGGAAATGAGTGGACAAAATATAGAGTTACCATATTTTGGTAGAGCAATGAAGTTTAATCACGATGAGGGGAGGGTGACGGCGTCCATGAactcctcgtcggcgacgagcCTCCGGAGCGCGTCCGGCGCGATGCAAACCTCGAGCGACATGCTCCCGGCGCCGTCCGGGCCCTCGAACACCGTCGCCTTCCCGTCGATCTTGTTCCCGGCGCCGCTCCTCACCGCCACCGGCCTTCCCCACCCGAAGTCGTTGCCGAACACGTCGAACCGCGGCGAGCTCCCCGTGATcagcgccacgccgccggcaTCGCCGGATTGCAGCTTCGACATGTACGTGAACTCCGGCTCCCGCACCCACCGCTCCAGCGACTCCCTCATGCCGGCCTCGTCGAACGACGCCACGGCGCGGTTCAGCTGCCATGCCGTCCACCCGAGCCCCTTCTCCTCGATCTCGccggccgtcgcctccgccttcCCGAACATCAGCGCGTTCCCGACGTACCCCGCCGGGATGCCGTTCACGCGCCCCCGGCATCCCACCATCACCGTGTAGAACGTCACCTGCTCCGGCGGGAGTCGCCGGGCGCGGCACACACCTCGCCACAGGTGGGCGAGCACGGCCTGGAGCGACGAGATGGTTGACGTGGCCGCGCCGGACATCTCGTCGTTCGCCTTCGCCTTGAGCTTCCGGGCGCTCGTTGCCGAGAAGGTGAAGAAGCATTCCTGCACTTCCGGCCGCTCGAGCCGTCGGACGATGTGCTGCAGCTTGCCGACCGGCATGGGGATCGGCACCGGGCTGGTCTCGACGAACCACCGCCGGAacaccggcgccggcgtggaGATCTCTCTGATCATCAGGTCGTCGCTCATGGCGCCGCCAGCGCGGCGGTTGATCTCCGACCATGCGTTCATGAACTTCCAGAAGGTGGTGCCGTCGCCGACGGAGTGGTTCAGCGACATGCCGACGAACacgccgtcggcgagctcggtgACCTGCGTCGACAGCACGGGCCGCGactcggtggcggcgtcggcgccgagcACCAGGTTGTACGAGTAGAACGACCATACCTCCGGCGGCGTGTAAAGCGACGAGACGACGTCGGACACGGCcacgccgggcgccgccgcgtggACGAACTCGGCGCCCTCGCCGGTGCACCGCAGCGCGACGGTGACGGTCCCGTCGTCGGCGCGCTCCTCGGCGACGAGACGGCCGGCGAACGGGTAGAACAgcgcgagggcgcgcgcgaaGGAGGACGCGAGGGCGTCGGCGAGGCGGtcgccggagagcggcggcttgGGCAGGAGGACGCCCTTCTGGATGTAGTCGATGCTGAGGAAGCGGAGGTCCCACGGCGTGAGGTGGATGTCGCACGGCGGCGCGTgaccggacgacgacgacgacgacgacgacgacggccggacGAGGCGTCGGGACAGGACCCGGACACGGTCAACGGCGAGAGCTACGTTCCGGTGGTCATTGCTTCCCATGTCACGCTGCTCTCTTCTCTTGTAATCCGTACGCCTCTACTGGACACACAACACCTTGAGCATATACATATAGTGGCGCTCTTGGGCATGGCTCCAGAtccaatttgtttttcttttgcatgaaaatttaaattttaggctccgtttggcacagctctagctcccaactccaacttacctgTAGCAGGAGATATGCTAAACAGTCCAAATCCTCTGTTTTTGGGAGCGGAGTTGACAGAGCTGCTACACGAATTTGTACTacgggggtggagctgggtttttgttgctccacagctccactccaacccaaaagacccactaccctttaaattttttacatatttataaaaaataccaCTCAACTACCTCTAACTCatctctcacctctctctctctccctcccgtcaCCCTCACTCTCCAATCCAACGGGCTCGACGGCAGCCGGCGGTCAGCACACGGttggcggcgaggtcgacggtGGGCGGCGGGTGGTGCACGGCGGGTGGCGGGGTCAACGGCGCACGGCGGGCGGCACGTGATGGGCGGCGTGCGGCAGTGGTGCGCGGCCGGCGTGCGGACTATGGCAGGCGGCGGCCAGCGTTGGGGACAGCGCGCAGCCGGCGTGTGGACTGTGGCAGGCGGCGCGTGGCAGGCGGCGGCCAGCCGCACACGAGGACGATGACAACGCAGCTGCTGCGGACGTTGCGattgaggatttttttttcttttttttaaattttagatctGGAGCTTAAAACCTAACAAACACTTTTCAGCAGGTCTCCAACTCCCTTTTCAGCAGGTCTCCAACTCCCACAGAAGCCAGCTCCCTCTGGAGTGGAAGTTTAGAGCTCTgagttggagtttggagccctaccaaacTACTATAATTTAACATATAAACATCAAATTTATCATAGATCTGAGATCTAGAGCTCTGCCAAATAGGACCAGTGTATTTTATGGTTGGGCTCCTATTTTGAGATTCTAGTATTTGAGGAGCTAAAGATCCCAGCAATCAGACCCTActataatatttttgaaatgcaGAATTAAAATTGTATGAAATCGAACATAGTTATAAGGACAATTCCAATCTAGAAAATATTAAAGTAGTTTCCATACTCACCATATCATATagatactatatatatagaaattatgTACCTATAGTTGgttgtttttttcaaaaaaaaaaattcttatctAATCACCTCTCGTCTCTCTCATTTCATCCACCTATTCCATCGTTTCCATTCTTGGTTCCTACGTAGAGTCGGTTTTTATAtgagaaatgattttttttcatctttttctttctcttcttatTAACTCTTTTATCACATCGGTTTTTTTCCTACATGACATCATATTTAATGCTATAGAAACTAACTGAGGTGGATGGTTGGTACTGCTTTAAAAGTTAGATTTGATATGCTATCAATCACCCTAATTTGACTATATCTTTAGGATACTCCaatatcatatataattaatagttGAATATTAGTGTTGGATCTCAATCCAGAGGATCTCTTCCATCCCTTGACTATCTTCCTTCTCCCAAACCCTGTGTATTATATTGATGGTTCCACCTTGCCACTACGCTATATTTGTCCCTACAACTCTACCTACTTGCATACATCATTCTCTCCCATGCAACCGGAGATATATGAGGGTAAGAAACAGGCCATTTCGAGGCTTGATGCTACTCTTAGGAATATTATTGATACATCGCCCTTCAAGCATCTCGTAGTTGAGCGGTACTGCCATCAACAGTGCTGAACATGGATAGAACGGGAGTCGAACTCGCTAGTCACTCTTTTCATGTTAGTTAGGAAAGAAAGCCGATATAAACAGCTCCATGTTAGGGAATTGCCTCTGACTTTGCATAGGGTTGacattaagagaaaaaaaagttaaattagAAGATAATATATGGTGGCGATTCTAACTTAGCACAGGGTTGACAATGAGTTGTTAGAAGGTAACATGGGGTGATAACACGATATTTTCACCAGAGACAAGGAAGACGCATGATAGCAGGAGGCTCATATCTAGGAGGCGGAACATAAACAATGAGCAAGAATTGAAGAAGCAATATGAAAGGTTGAAGAAATCAGCCATATTAACTGGCATAATCGTTGGACATGATAATACTACTAATGAGTAGAGATTACCTATTGGCTGGAGCACAAATCGGATCTCAGCTAATTAATGATGAGTATTCTCAACGTACTCTAGATGTTGACATTTTGCTTATTTGTGATCTGCGGCTGTTGATTTCCTGATGAGCccttagggcacccacaatggttatctatagactctctacaagagatccatgtcagcatattttcctacttggaaggtattaaatgaagagagagagtaaagctatctactaacttagagatagtctatagagaaaaacgaggcaatgcataagagagctatagataccaatgtagacatactattaaggtggtttactattaatcgagtctattgctgagatgtacatgttttatagatagcaccttactttaccattgcgggtgctcttataaTATTGAAATTATAATTAGTATGTACTTGATTAACATATTTATCATTTGGACATTTGGTCTTGGTCTATTTAATGTGTTGACGATACATTCCTGGGTGTGTACATGTATGTGTTCCACTGTAATCAAAATAAGACAAAACGAAAAGGTGACACTGAAAATTTACACATACGCACTCGCGGGTGTATGCTGGTGTTTGGTTTTAAACGGCTGAGGCAACCCGGATTAAACAACCCTAATAATATGGAGGCTACTGTCAAACTGGATAATTTTCGCCAGGCCATCGTCAAACTAGATTGTGTTTTTAGGCCAACGGCCTGACGTCCTGATTTTATAGAATGCAACTAAATTCAAACATTAGACTCAAAACAATACTATCCAAGAAGAAAAGCATTAGACTCAAACTGCATTGTTGACATGAGGATTTCAAACTTTGTTGCAATATTTGACTCTTTTGGTCCCTTTGCAATGGAGCATAGTGCCGGTCAAATAGTAACTCTATGTATATGGAGACGCACTTGATAGTGCAGTGGTAAGGGGACGTGTGGTTTCAACACCGAGATTCCGTGTCAATCTCCAACATATTCATAAATTTCTTCTTTAAAAAGTATTCGAAGGGACGTCTTTTCCTTCAAATCTCGATTTTAATAATTATATGTATATGacaaaataattttaactaaaGAAAGAGGGTTCCTCCCATCCTTTAGAGGCATATACCTCCCTATATATTATTTAAGAGCAAAAAAAAACCGGTTGAACTGATAAACAATTTTATGATAGGAGAAAATCTCGTTCTGTGCATGGTTCTCTCACCCCGTCACCCGAGGTGTATACCTCCCAATatttgagagaaaaaatattaaaccGATTAAActgattattaaaaaaataagtttataaTTGGCAATGAGCTATAGACTTTTCTGGGATCCACAAGGTATATATAGGGATATATACCTTCTGGCTAATACAAATATCTATACctcttaaaaaattatatacaaaaAGGGCTCTCAATACTATTCTAATTTAAGTTTAGTTTTGATATCTACTTTTTATAGCTATGTATATCTTGATTATGACGAAGTGTATACCTCTCCCAGATAAGAGAGAACGACTTGTAGTTGTTTGGCACAAATCCACCTTAGCAACTTCCCCATTTGCTAATTAAAAAGAGTATGACCTACATATGACGACAATTAATCGACGTAAGTTTAGGGGAatcataaaaagtaaaaaagtaaAGTACAAATTCATACAGTAAACTAGGTTTTTTCAATGACGTAAAACATATTTTTCTCCCTATATGTTCCATATAGTCTATCATGGTTAGCATAGTCAACACACGCACTTGATTAACTTACAGTAAAGGTAAGCCGGCCGCCAAATGAATCTAGCTAGGCCTCAATAGCCAAATTTCCCAACACAATATATATCTTGTGTGGAGCTagattttaaaaaacaaaattaaatttcACATACAACTATATAATTCTCTTtctaaaatacaattttattttctatataaTTGTGCTGAATTCGGAACCACCATGATTAAATAATGCTCATGTTTATCCGGTTCTCTGACAAACGTGGCCTTCTAAGCCTTCCGGACAAAATGTGGTTGCTCATTATATAAAAGGCATATCTTGAGAGGGCACCAAGGATTAAGAAGAGTATATAAACCAAGGCAAAATTGAGTTAAAATTAACATACTGTCCCTATTTGAATACATTGGAAATAGAGAAGAGTAGTTAGTGAGATGTGTTTTAGGAGGAGACTATAC encodes:
- the LOC4344486 gene encoding uncharacterized acetyltransferase At3g50280 produces the protein MGSNDHRNVALAVDRVRVLSRRLVRPSSSSSSSSSGHAPPCDIHLTPWDLRFLSIDYIQKGVLLPKPPLSGDRLADALASSFARALALFYPFAGRLVAEERADDGTVTVALRCTGEGAEFVHAAAPGVAVSDVVSSLYTPPEVWSFYSYNLVLGADAATESRPVLSTQVTELADGVFVGMSLNHSVGDGTTFWKFMNAWSEINRRAGGAMSDDLMIREISTPAPVFRRWFVETSPVPIPMPVGKLQHIVRRLERPEVQECFFTFSATSARKLKAKANDEMSGAATSTISSLQAVLAHLWRGVCRARRLPPEQVTFYTVMVGCRGRVNGIPAGYVGNALMFGKAEATAGEIEEKGLGWTAWQLNRAVASFDEAGMRESLERWVREPEFTYMSKLQSGDAGGVALITGSSPRFDVFGNDFGWGRPVAVRSGAGNKIDGKATVFEGPDGAGSMSLEVCIAPDALRRLVADEEFMDAVTLPSS